In Synechococcus sp. HK05, the genomic stretch CCAGTCTCACGCTGTGGCGATGCTTTGCGCCGATCACAGATCAAAACCCCAGGCGGCAACTCCCTTCTCAATTGGACGAAGACTGTCTACACTTGCTTCACATTTCCGGCGGACTTTCGGGCCATGCAGTGCCCTTCGTGCCAGCACACCGACAGCCGCGTTCTGGAATCGCGTTCCGCTGATTCCGGCCGCAGTGTGCGCCGCCGCCGTGAATGTCTGCACTGCGAGTTTCGTTTCACCACCTATGAACGGGTGGAAACGGTGCCGATCACCGTGGTGAAGCGCAATGGCAGCCGTGAAGCCTTCAATCGCAACAAGCTGCTGCACGGATTGCTGCGGGCTTGTGAAAAAACCGGCCTGGAGCCCAGCCGCCTCGAATCCGTGGTGGATGAGCTGGAGCTGCAGCTGCAGGGCCGCAGTGGCCGCGAGGTGAGCAGCGGTGATATCGGGGAACTGGTGCTGGTGCAACTGGCTGAGATGAGCGATGTCGCCTATGTGCGCTTCGCTTCGGTGTACCGCCAGTTCCAGAGCGTGGGTGATTTCGTGGCCACCCTCGAGGGGCTCCAAGGCGCTTCAGCCCGGCGCAGCAGCGCCAAGCGCCTGGCAGCCGTGGGCTGAGAGCCCTGTGCTGCGGTTTGTATAGTGTGAGATTCCTCTGCGCCCGTTGGCGGGCGGCGACAGAGGCTCTCTCGTACTGCCCCAGGCAGGCCGCCGACTCTCCATGACCGTGACCCCTTCCGATCTCACCACCAGCGAGCAGGAGCTCGCCGTGGATCAGGACTTCGCCGCTGAAGCGGCTGCCGATCTCGAGCTCGGCATTCCGGAAGAGGTGCCCAGTGCCGACGACTCCAGCAGCCGCAACGCCGGCCGCGATCTCGATGGTGTGGGCTTCACCCTGGATGAGTTCGCGTCGCTGCTGAGCAAGTACGACTACAACTTCAAGCCTGGCGACGTGGTGAAGGGCACCGTGTTCGCCATCGAGCCCAAGGGCTCCATGATCGACATCGGCGCGAAGACCGCCGCCTTCATGCCCATGCAGGAGGTGTCGATCAACCGGGTGGAGAGCATCAGCGATGTGCTCGAGCCCGGGGAAGAGCGCGAGTTCTTCATCCTCAGCGAAGAAAACGAAGACGGTCAGCTCACCCTTTCGATCCGCCGGATTGAGTACCAGCGTGCCTGGGAGCGGGTGCGTCAGCTGCAGAAGGAAGACGCCACCATCTACAGCGAAGTGTTTGCCACCAACCGCGGTGGTGCCCTCGTGCGGGTGGAAGGTCTGCGCGGCTTCATCCCCGGCAGCCACATCAGCACCCGCAAGCCCAAGGAAGAGCTCGTTGCCGACTTCCTTCCCCTCAAGTTCCTCGAGGTGGATGAAGAGCGCAACCGCCTGGTGCTCAGCCATCGCCGCGCTCTGGTGGAGCGCAAGATGAACCGCCTCGAGGTGGGCGAAGTGGTGATCGGTACCGTTCGCGGCATCAAGCCCTACGGCGCCTTCATCGACATCGGGGGTGTGAGCGGCCTGCTGCACATCTCTGAGATCAGCCACGAGCACATCGAGACACCGCACACGGTGCTCAACGTGAATGATCAGATGAAGGTGATGATCATCGACCTCGACGCCGAGCGCGGTCGCATCTCCCTCTCCACCAAGGCCCTCGAGCCCGAACCCGGCGACATGCTCACCGATCCCCAGAAGGTGTTCGAAAAGGCCGAGGAGATGGCTGCCCGCTACAAGCAAATGCTGCTCGAGCAAGCCGAAGACAACGAGCCCATGGGCGTCACCCTCGACTGATCACGCCATGGTGTGCCTGCACTTACGCGGCACAGCCCTGGGTTCTGTGGATGCGGTGCTGTTCGACAAGGACGGCACCCTCAGCATCAGCGAGCCTCAGCTCCTCACCCTGGCTTCGGCCAGGGTTTTTCTTTGCCTGGAGCTGGCTGCCCCGGCCTTGCCCGCTGCTGTGTTGCCTGATCTTCAGCACCTGCTGGAGCGGGCCTACGGCCTCAGCCCTGCCGCAATCTGCCCAGCCGGAATCACGGCCGTGGCCAGCCGCGATCACAACCTGATCGCCACGGCTACGGCCCTCGTGCAGGTGGGGATGGGCTGGCCGGAGGCCCTCGCCCTCAGCGAAAGCGTGTTTGCCCTGGCGGATCAGCAGGATGCGCGTCGCAGTCAGGGTTCCGGGGGGCATACCAGCACCACCACCGAGGGGTTGCGCCCCTGGCTCCAGCAGCTGCAGGCCGCCGGCGTGGTGTGCGCGGTGATCAGCAACGACGACATGGCCGGCATTAAGCACTTTCTCGCCAGCCATGGCTTGGACCCCTTTTTTGCTGGCCTGTGGAGTGCCGAACACCGGCCTCGAAAGCCCGATCCCGCTGCCGTGCATGGCTTGTGCGAGCAGCTGGGGGTGGCGGCGTCGCGCTGCGCCCTGATCGGCGATGCCAACAGCGATCTACGCATGGCTGTGGCGGCTGGGATCCCCCATCAGTTGGCTCTTGGCTACACCGCCGCCTGGAGCAGCCCGCCGCCGCTGGCTGAACCCCATCCGCGCATCCATCACTGGACGGAGCTCAGCCTGACCGGCTCCTAGGGTGGTGAGCTATTTGCCATCCAGCTGAGCGAATGAGCAGCACCGCCGGGGCGCCGTCGCGCTACGTGTTCACCTCGGAATCGGTGACCGAGGGTCACCCCGACAAGATCTGTGATCAGGTGAGCGATGCGGTGCTGGATGCGCTGCTCGCCCAGGATCCCGCCTCGCGCGTGGCCTGCGAAACCGTGGTGAACACCGGCCTTTGCCTGATCACCGGCGAGGTGACCACCACGGCTCGGGTTGATTTCAACACCCTGGTGCGGGGTGTGATCCAGCAGATCGGTTACAGCGGCGCCCGCGCCGGTGGCTTCGATTCCAACAGCTGCGCGGTGCTGGTGGCACTGGATCAGCAGTCGCCCGATATCGCTCAGGGTGTGGATGAGGCCGACGACCACGCCGGCGATCCCCTCGATCTGGTGGGTGCCGGCGATCAGGGGATCATGTTTGGCTATGCCTGCGATGAAACGCCAGAGCTGATGCCGCTGCCGATCAGCCTGGCTCACCGCCTGGCTCGGCGTTTGGCGGAAGTGCGCCACAACGGCACCTTGGGTTACCTGCTCCCTGACGGCAAAACCCAGGTGAGCGTGGTGTACGAAAACGATCAGCCCGTGGCGATCGACACCATCTTGATCTCCACCCAGCACACCGCGGAGATTGACGGGATCTCTGAAGAGAAAGCCCTGCGTGAGCGCATCGCTGCCGATTTGTGGAGCCATGTGGTAGAGCCCGCCACCTCCGATCTCAGCCTCAAGCCCTCGAAAGAGAGCACCCGCTTTCTGGTGAACCCCACGGGCAAATTTGTGGTGGGTGGTCCCCAGGGCGATGCCGGCCTCACTGGTCGCAAGATCATCGTCGACACCTATGGCGGCTATGCCCGCCATGGCGGTGGCGCCTTCTCCGGCAAGGACCCCACCAAGGTGGACCGCTCCGCTGCTTATGCCGCCCGTTATGTGGCCAAGGCCCTGGTGGCCGCCGGTCTGGCGCGCAAGGCTGAAGTGCAGCTCAGCTACGCCATCGGCGTGGCCAAGCCGGTGAGCATCCTGGTGGAGAGCTTCGGCACCGGTGCCATCAGCAACGCCGACCTCACGGCCCTAGTGCAGGAGCACTTCGATCTGCGCCCCGGCGCCATCATCGAAACCTTCGGCCTGCGGGAACTGCCCCAACAGCGCGGCGGCCGCTTTTATCAAGACGTGGCCGCCTACGGCCACTTCGGCCGCAGCGACCTCAACCTCCCCTGGGAGGACGTGGCCACCATCGTCGCCAGCTTGAAACAGGCCACTGCCAGCCGCGTTGCCGCCTGAACGCCTGGGCCTGGGCGTTGACCTGGGCACTAGTGGCTTAAGGCTGGCGCTGGTGAACCCAGCTGG encodes the following:
- the nrdR gene encoding transcriptional regulator NrdR: MQCPSCQHTDSRVLESRSADSGRSVRRRRECLHCEFRFTTYERVETVPITVVKRNGSREAFNRNKLLHGLLRACEKTGLEPSRLESVVDELELQLQGRSGREVSSGDIGELVLVQLAEMSDVAYVRFASVYRQFQSVGDFVATLEGLQGASARRSSAKRLAAVG
- a CDS encoding 30S ribosomal protein S1, which gives rise to MTVTPSDLTTSEQELAVDQDFAAEAAADLELGIPEEVPSADDSSSRNAGRDLDGVGFTLDEFASLLSKYDYNFKPGDVVKGTVFAIEPKGSMIDIGAKTAAFMPMQEVSINRVESISDVLEPGEEREFFILSEENEDGQLTLSIRRIEYQRAWERVRQLQKEDATIYSEVFATNRGGALVRVEGLRGFIPGSHISTRKPKEELVADFLPLKFLEVDEERNRLVLSHRRALVERKMNRLEVGEVVIGTVRGIKPYGAFIDIGGVSGLLHISEISHEHIETPHTVLNVNDQMKVMIIDLDAERGRISLSTKALEPEPGDMLTDPQKVFEKAEEMAARYKQMLLEQAEDNEPMGVTLD
- a CDS encoding HAD family hydrolase, which produces MVCLHLRGTALGSVDAVLFDKDGTLSISEPQLLTLASARVFLCLELAAPALPAAVLPDLQHLLERAYGLSPAAICPAGITAVASRDHNLIATATALVQVGMGWPEALALSESVFALADQQDARRSQGSGGHTSTTTEGLRPWLQQLQAAGVVCAVISNDDMAGIKHFLASHGLDPFFAGLWSAEHRPRKPDPAAVHGLCEQLGVAASRCALIGDANSDLRMAVAAGIPHQLALGYTAAWSSPPPLAEPHPRIHHWTELSLTGS
- the metK gene encoding methionine adenosyltransferase, encoding MSSTAGAPSRYVFTSESVTEGHPDKICDQVSDAVLDALLAQDPASRVACETVVNTGLCLITGEVTTTARVDFNTLVRGVIQQIGYSGARAGGFDSNSCAVLVALDQQSPDIAQGVDEADDHAGDPLDLVGAGDQGIMFGYACDETPELMPLPISLAHRLARRLAEVRHNGTLGYLLPDGKTQVSVVYENDQPVAIDTILISTQHTAEIDGISEEKALRERIAADLWSHVVEPATSDLSLKPSKESTRFLVNPTGKFVVGGPQGDAGLTGRKIIVDTYGGYARHGGGAFSGKDPTKVDRSAAYAARYVAKALVAAGLARKAEVQLSYAIGVAKPVSILVESFGTGAISNADLTALVQEHFDLRPGAIIETFGLRELPQQRGGRFYQDVAAYGHFGRSDLNLPWEDVATIVASLKQATASRVAA